The following proteins come from a genomic window of Fontisubflavum oceani:
- a CDS encoding lysoplasmalogenase family protein: MPLGFGFFGALLALIYLYLVPSPPGIWRSLAKTGSVLVLAVAVWWGGGASWAVVGLLAASLGDLALSRAGERAFQAGVAAFAVAQICFVLGFDVDIGAVLGLGGGLPWPLVGLLAAGALVALGLGSGGTLTRGLVAIYVPLLLGMGLMALASGDLWDRGRRSLHHFGCLDCGVIV, from the coding sequence TTGCCCCTTGGTTTTGGCTTCTTTGGTGCGCTCCTTGCCCTGATCTATCTCTATCTGGTGCCATCTCCGCCGGGCATCTGGCGCTCGCTTGCCAAAACCGGCAGCGTCTTGGTTCTGGCGGTCGCCGTGTGGTGGGGAGGTGGGGCCAGTTGGGCTGTGGTCGGGCTGCTGGCGGCCTCATTGGGCGATCTCGCACTGTCGCGCGCTGGAGAGCGCGCATTTCAGGCAGGCGTGGCAGCATTCGCGGTGGCACAGATCTGTTTTGTGCTCGGGTTCGACGTGGATATCGGGGCGGTGCTGGGCCTTGGCGGCGGTCTGCCCTGGCCGCTTGTTGGGCTTCTGGCTGCGGGTGCTTTGGTCGCTTTGGGCCTCGGGTCGGGCGGGACTCTAACGCGCGGTCTCGTTGCCATATATGTGCCGCTTCTGCTGGGCATGGGACTTATGGCCTTGGCCAGTGGCGACCTCTGGGATCGTGGGCGCCGGTCTCTTCATCATTTCGGATGCCTTGATTGCGGTGTCATTGTTTGA
- a CDS encoding NAD(P)H-dependent oxidoreductase subunit E codes for MALDEKPGSGKGVWKSGRGKGRKTPKGRQYEDAALSEVQMLLGDRPRRRDLLIEHLHLIQDAYGHLSARHMRALAEEMRLPMAEIWEVASFYAHFDLVKEDETPPPALTIRVCDSLSCELAGAEALKAALEGGLDASEVRVVNAPCMGRCDTAPVLELGHNHIDHADLAKVEAAIAADDTHAHVPAYQSYQAYAAAGGYEALKHLRAEGDWEAVQEQVLASGLRGLGGAGFPSGRKWGFVRANDGPRYLAVNGDEGEPGTFKDRYYLEREPHLFLEGMLIAAWAVEAETCFIYMRDEYPAVLEILRREIKALEDAGLVEEGYIDLRRGAGAYICGEESAMIESIEGKRGLPRHRPPFVAQVGVFGRPTLVHNVETLHWVAKVCREGPEVLNSTEKNGRKGLRSYSVSGRVAAPGVYVLPAGSTILDVIEAAGGMAEGHVFKAYQPGGPSSGLLPASIDDVPLDFDTLQPLGTFIGSAAVVVLSDQDSAKAAALNMLRFFEAESCGQCTPCRVGCEKAVKLMQADRWDQPLLEELCQAMGDASICGLGQAAPNPIRLVMKHFPEEV; via the coding sequence ATGGCGTTGGATGAAAAACCGGGGTCCGGCAAAGGGGTCTGGAAATCTGGGCGCGGCAAGGGCCGCAAAACGCCTAAGGGTCGTCAATACGAAGATGCCGCGCTGAGCGAGGTTCAGATGCTTTTGGGCGACCGGCCCCGGCGGCGGGATCTGCTGATTGAGCATCTGCATCTGATCCAGGACGCATATGGCCATCTCTCAGCCCGGCACATGCGCGCCTTGGCCGAAGAGATGCGCTTGCCGATGGCAGAGATTTGGGAAGTGGCGAGCTTCTATGCCCATTTCGATTTGGTAAAAGAGGATGAGACCCCGCCGCCCGCCCTTACAATCCGGGTCTGCGACTCGCTGTCGTGCGAGTTGGCGGGGGCTGAGGCGCTAAAGGCCGCGCTTGAGGGCGGGTTGGATGCCTCTGAGGTTCGCGTGGTCAATGCGCCCTGCATGGGCCGGTGTGACACCGCGCCGGTTTTGGAGTTGGGCCACAACCATATCGATCATGCCGATCTGGCAAAGGTCGAGGCGGCGATTGCAGCAGACGACACCCATGCGCATGTGCCCGCGTATCAGAGCTATCAGGCCTATGCCGCTGCCGGCGGTTATGAAGCGTTGAAACACCTGCGCGCCGAGGGGGATTGGGAGGCCGTGCAGGAGCAAGTCTTGGCGTCGGGCCTGCGCGGCTTGGGCGGGGCCGGGTTTCCGTCAGGGCGGAAATGGGGGTTTGTGCGCGCCAATGACGGCCCGCGCTATCTGGCGGTGAATGGCGACGAGGGGGAACCCGGCACTTTCAAAGATCGGTATTACCTGGAACGTGAGCCGCATCTGTTTCTGGAAGGCATGTTGATCGCGGCCTGGGCCGTGGAGGCCGAAACCTGCTTCATCTATATGCGCGATGAGTATCCGGCGGTGCTGGAGATTTTGCGGCGCGAAATCAAAGCTCTGGAAGACGCGGGGCTTGTTGAGGAAGGCTATATCGACCTCCGCCGCGGGGCGGGCGCTTATATCTGCGGCGAAGAATCCGCGATGATCGAGTCGATTGAGGGGAAGCGCGGGTTGCCGCGCCACCGGCCGCCCTTTGTGGCGCAAGTTGGCGTCTTTGGGCGGCCCACGCTGGTTCATAACGTCGAAACGCTGCATTGGGTCGCGAAGGTCTGCCGCGAAGGGCCGGAGGTGCTGAACAGCACCGAGAAAAACGGACGCAAAGGGTTGCGCAGCTATTCCGTCTCGGGGCGGGTCGCGGCACCCGGTGTTTACGTGCTCCCGGCGGGTTCAACGATTTTGGACGTGATCGAGGCCGCAGGCGGCATGGCCGAGGGCCATGTTTTCAAAGCTTATCAACCCGGTGGGCCGTCTTCCGGCCTGTTGCCCGCGTCGATCGACGATGTGCCGCTTGATTTCGACACGTTGCAGCCGCTCGGGACCTTTATCGGCTCCGCGGCGGTGGTGGTGTTGAGCGATCAGGACAGTGCCAAAGCGGCGGCGTTGAACATGCTGCGTTTCTTCGAGGCGGAAAGCTGTGGCCAATGCACGCCTTGCCGCGTCGGGTGCGAGAAGGCGGTGAAGTTGATGCAGGCCGATCGCTGGGATCAGCCGCTTTTGGAAGAACTGTGTCAGGCGATGGGCGACGCTTCGATCTGTGGCCTGGGGCAGGCGGCGCCGAACCCGATCCGGTTGGTGATGAAACACTTCCCCGAGGAGGTGTAG
- a CDS encoding fatty acid desaturase family protein, producing MILGAFFALPFGLAALLWLTLIAAFLDQVLAPPAYDPESHAPWSDRLSAVLAIGHLALIPLVLTALAGPTLDFGQKLALFFATASFFGQVSHPNAHELIHRHKRWLSSLGALVYTTMLFGHHTSAHRLVHHRYVGTEDDPNTPFRQKTSGNSPREPGVAVFWQALSKRSIA from the coding sequence TTGATCCTAGGGGCCTTCTTCGCTTTGCCTTTCGGCTTGGCCGCGCTGCTCTGGCTCACCCTCATCGCGGCGTTTTTGGATCAGGTCCTGGCCCCGCCCGCCTATGATCCGGAAAGCCACGCACCCTGGTCTGACCGCCTTTCCGCTGTGCTTGCCATTGGGCATTTGGCCCTGATCCCGCTGGTTTTGACCGCATTGGCGGGGCCGACGCTCGACTTCGGCCAGAAACTCGCACTGTTTTTTGCGACGGCCTCGTTCTTCGGCCAAGTCAGCCATCCGAACGCGCATGAGTTGATCCACCGGCACAAACGCTGGCTGAGCAGCCTCGGCGCGCTGGTCTATACCACGATGCTGTTTGGCCATCATACCTCAGCGCATCGGCTGGTGCATCACCGCTATGTCGGCACCGAGGATGACCCGAACACCCCCTTCCGTCAGAAGACTTCTGGGAATTCGCCCCGAGAGCCTGGCGTGGCAGTTTTCTGGCAGGCCTTGAGCAAGAGATCAATCGCCTGA
- a CDS encoding fatty acid desaturase has protein sequence MAGLEQEINRLNRRGKSEWHPSNPYWFWVGGGLLMLFLAIDLSGLLGLLVFLALTALTHLQILLSDYIQHYGLQRLELPGGRLEPVAPYHSWNAPKGFSSYLMLNAPSHSEHHMHPDRHYDQLDTTAKVPTLPYSVPIMAMLAAVPAVWHRVMDKRAMKVMQAAQDRISQMPAREAQPAPQTTPASAPVTEEDEVDALIARVTAESGT, from the coding sequence CTGGCAGGCCTTGAGCAAGAGATCAATCGCCTGAACCGGCGCGGCAAATCGGAATGGCATCCCAGCAATCCTTATTGGTTTTGGGTCGGCGGGGGCCTGTTGATGCTGTTTCTCGCCATCGATCTGTCGGGGCTGCTCGGCCTGCTGGTCTTTCTGGCGCTGACCGCGCTGACCCATCTGCAGATCTTACTGAGCGACTATATTCAGCATTACGGGCTCCAACGGCTGGAATTGCCGGGTGGACGCCTGGAGCCTGTCGCGCCGTATCACAGTTGGAATGCCCCGAAAGGGTTCTCCAGCTACCTCATGCTGAATGCGCCCAGCCATTCGGAGCATCACATGCATCCCGACCGGCATTACGATCAGCTCGACACCACGGCCAAGGTTCCGACCCTGCCCTATTCCGTGCCGATCATGGCGATGCTCGCCGCTGTCCCCGCTGTCTGGCACCGGGTGATGGACAAACGCGCGATGAAAGTGATGCAGGCCGCGCAAGATCGCATCAGCCAGATGCCTGCCAGAGAGGCACAACCTGCCCCCCAGACGACCCCAGCAAGCGCGCCGGTCACGGAGGAAGATGAGGTCGACGCTCTCATCGCGCGGGTGACGGCAGAATCCGGCACGTGA
- a CDS encoding ATP-binding protein produces MSDATLTRIAEALERLRPAPAQTPDWAAAEAFVWHADPDRLEPVAQVNRVDLPLLLGIDRARDTLLENTLQFARGLPANNALLWGARGMGKSSLVKAVHAEVLAQNLPAKLVEVQREDLPSIGRLLSLLRVAPVRVLLFCDDLSFSHDDQHYKSLKAVLDGGIEGRPENVIFYATSNRRHLMPRDMIENERSSAINPSEAVEEKVSLSDRFGLWLGFHPCSQDEYLAMIQGYCAAYGVKIDADTLRAEAIEWQATRGARSGRVAWQYFTDLAGRRGVTL; encoded by the coding sequence ATGAGTGACGCGACCCTGACGCGGATCGCGGAGGCGTTGGAACGGCTCCGCCCCGCACCAGCTCAAACCCCCGATTGGGCCGCGGCGGAGGCCTTTGTCTGGCATGCGGATCCCGACAGGTTAGAGCCCGTGGCGCAGGTGAACCGTGTGGACTTGCCGTTGCTTCTTGGTATCGACCGGGCGCGCGACACGCTGCTGGAAAACACTCTACAATTCGCCCGAGGTCTGCCGGCCAATAACGCACTGCTTTGGGGCGCACGGGGGATGGGAAAATCCTCACTTGTCAAAGCCGTACATGCCGAGGTTTTGGCACAGAACTTGCCCGCGAAACTGGTCGAGGTGCAGCGCGAAGATTTGCCCTCCATCGGGCGGCTCCTGTCGTTGCTGCGCGTGGCCCCAGTGCGCGTTCTATTATTTTGCGATGACCTATCCTTTTCCCATGACGATCAGCACTACAAATCTCTGAAAGCCGTCCTGGATGGTGGGATTGAGGGGCGCCCGGAGAATGTGATTTTCTACGCCACCTCGAACCGTCGGCACCTCATGCCCCGCGACATGATCGAGAATGAGCGCTCCAGCGCGATCAATCCCTCCGAAGCCGTTGAGGAGAAAGTGTCGCTCTCCGATCGCTTTGGCCTTTGGCTCGGCTTCCACCCCTGCTCTCAGGATGAGTATCTGGCGATGATTCAGGGCTATTGCGCGGCCTACGGGGTCAAGATCGACGCTGATACTCTGCGGGCCGAGGCCATCGAATGGCAGGCGACACGCGGCGCCCGCTCAGGCCGAGTCGCCTGGCAGTATTTCACCGATTTGGCCGGGCGGCGGGGCGTGACGCTCTAA
- the tatC gene encoding twin-arginine translocase subunit TatC: MSSEDQIEDSAAPLIEHLAELRTRLIRSVLAFVIAMVACFTVAQPLLNFIQQPLIAVLVARGQSPELIFTAPQEQFFVLVRISVIGGFAIAFPVIGHQLWRFVAPGLYRSEQNAFLPFLIASPLLFLLGASFAHFVVTPLAMNFFIGFADAIPLLTAYITGAEPPAISDDTTELRTVFLGSIRESTDLALKFIFAFGLCFQLPVLLTLMGKAGLVSAEGLGNVRKWAVVGILVLAALVTPPDVITQLILFVVVYGLYEISIQLVRLVERQRDARLRAEGLLDDEDDEEDAKV, encoded by the coding sequence ATGAGCAGCGAAGACCAAATCGAAGACAGCGCGGCACCGCTGATCGAACATCTGGCGGAGCTGAGAACCCGGCTGATCCGATCGGTTCTGGCCTTTGTCATCGCGATGGTGGCTTGCTTCACGGTTGCGCAGCCGCTCTTGAACTTCATCCAGCAGCCATTGATCGCCGTGCTGGTCGCGCGTGGGCAAAGCCCGGAACTGATCTTCACCGCACCGCAGGAGCAGTTTTTCGTCTTGGTGCGGATTTCGGTGATCGGCGGCTTTGCGATCGCGTTTCCTGTCATCGGGCATCAACTCTGGCGCTTTGTGGCACCTGGCCTCTACCGTTCTGAGCAAAACGCGTTCTTGCCGTTTCTAATTGCCTCGCCGCTTTTGTTCCTTTTGGGCGCATCCTTCGCGCATTTCGTCGTCACGCCGCTGGCGATGAATTTCTTCATCGGTTTTGCAGACGCGATACCGCTTCTGACCGCATATATCACCGGGGCAGAGCCACCGGCGATCTCGGATGACACAACCGAATTGCGCACGGTTTTCTTGGGCTCGATCCGCGAGTCGACGGATTTGGCGCTGAAATTCATTTTCGCCTTTGGCCTGTGTTTCCAATTGCCGGTGCTCCTTACACTGATGGGCAAGGCGGGTTTGGTCAGCGCCGAGGGGTTGGGCAATGTGCGGAAATGGGCCGTGGTGGGCATTCTCGTTCTGGCCGCCTTGGTCACCCCGCCCGATGTCATCACGCAGTTGATCCTCTTTGTCGTCGTTTACGGACTCTATGAGATTTCCATCCAACTGGTGCGTCTGGTGGAGAGACAGCGCGACGCCCGGCTCCGGGCCGAGGGGCTGTTGGACGATGAAGATGACGAAGAAGACGCCAAAGTATGA
- the tatB gene encoding Sec-independent protein translocase protein TatB, whose protein sequence is MPDIGMMELLVVGIVALIVVGPKDLPKMFRTFGQVTGRVRGMAKDFTRAMDDAAGDSGLKDISKDMRNLTNPKKMGLDAVNKAFDDIDPTKFDEGSETRNLAEKRAADNKAARETADAKRKAREDEIRNAKLAAMPETDTPPAVSPPSSTPVDSAEIADDAATPRTGTDQA, encoded by the coding sequence ATGCCAGATATCGGCATGATGGAGCTATTGGTGGTTGGGATCGTGGCGTTGATCGTCGTCGGTCCCAAAGACTTGCCCAAGATGTTCCGCACCTTCGGTCAGGTCACTGGCCGGGTCCGAGGCATGGCCAAGGATTTCACCCGCGCGATGGATGACGCAGCCGGTGACAGCGGATTGAAAGATATCAGCAAAGATATGCGCAACCTGACCAACCCCAAGAAGATGGGGCTGGACGCGGTGAACAAAGCTTTCGACGATATCGACCCGACGAAGTTCGACGAAGGCAGTGAAACGCGCAATTTGGCGGAGAAACGCGCCGCGGATAACAAAGCGGCACGCGAGACAGCCGACGCCAAACGCAAAGCGCGCGAGGACGAGATCCGCAACGCGAAGCTGGCCGCAATGCCAGAAACCGATACGCCGCCGGCGGTGTCTCCTCCAAGCTCCACGCCTGTGGACAGTGCCGAGATCGCTGATGACGCCGCCACGCCGCGGACCGGAACCGACCAAGCATGA
- a CDS encoding twin-arginine translocase TatA/TatE family subunit, whose amino-acid sequence MLNNIGPAGLLLIAVVVLVLFGRGKIAGLMGEVGKGITAFKRGVKDSTEEIENASAAEDAGETARDVTPEPRERDNA is encoded by the coding sequence ATGCTCAACAATATCGGACCTGCCGGTCTGCTTTTGATCGCCGTTGTGGTGCTTGTGCTCTTCGGGCGCGGCAAAATTGCCGGGCTTATGGGCGAGGTCGGCAAGGGCATCACCGCGTTCAAGCGTGGTGTGAAAGATTCGACCGAAGAGATCGAAAATGCCTCCGCCGCAGAAGATGCTGGCGAGACCGCCCGCGATGTGACGCCGGAACCCCGCGAACGCGACAACGCCTAA
- a CDS encoding ABC transporter ATP-binding protein, with translation MCLLGPSGCGKSTTLRVIAGVERQTAGTIWVDGQVMSDDTNHLPPEGRGIGLMFQDFALFPHLSVAQNIAFGLTGTKAEKAARVGELLERVDLIGYGQKSPHMLSGGEQQRVALARALAPRPCVMLMDEPFSGLDNRLRDGIRDETLQLLKEEGTAVLLVTHEPEEAMRMADQIALMRDGKIVQQGAPYNIYNAPCDQAAAAFFSDVNIIRGRVEGALTDTAFGQFLAPGFPDGSDVEIIFRPQHVKIDFDRGGRGPNPTPADGVPARGVVERARFMGHESLVEFRMDFNHEVLRATVPAVFLPKPGTALWLTVRRDRCFVFPHHG, from the coding sequence ATGTGCCTGCTTGGCCCCTCAGGCTGCGGCAAATCCACGACGCTTCGGGTGATTGCCGGAGTCGAGCGTCAGACCGCCGGGACAATCTGGGTCGATGGTCAGGTGATGTCGGATGACACCAACCATCTGCCGCCGGAAGGGCGTGGGATCGGCTTGATGTTCCAGGATTTTGCGCTGTTTCCGCATTTGAGTGTGGCGCAGAATATTGCGTTCGGGTTGACCGGAACCAAAGCTGAAAAAGCCGCGCGGGTTGGCGAGTTGCTCGAACGGGTCGATCTGATCGGGTACGGCCAGAAATCCCCGCATATGCTGTCAGGTGGGGAACAACAACGCGTGGCGCTTGCGCGCGCCTTGGCCCCGCGGCCTTGCGTGATGCTGATGGATGAGCCGTTTTCCGGCCTCGACAACCGTCTGCGTGACGGGATTCGCGATGAGACGCTGCAACTTCTGAAAGAGGAAGGCACTGCCGTCCTTCTCGTCACGCATGAGCCCGAAGAGGCAATGCGCATGGCCGATCAAATCGCGCTGATGCGCGACGGCAAGATCGTCCAGCAGGGCGCGCCTTACAATATCTACAATGCGCCCTGCGATCAGGCGGCGGCGGCGTTTTTCTCGGATGTGAATATCATCCGTGGGCGGGTCGAAGGCGCACTGACCGATACGGCGTTTGGTCAGTTTCTGGCCCCGGGGTTTCCCGACGGATCAGATGTCGAGATCATTTTCCGCCCGCAGCATGTGAAGATTGATTTCGATCGCGGCGGGCGCGGCCCGAACCCGACGCCTGCTGACGGCGTTCCTGCGCGCGGTGTGGTGGAACGGGCGCGATTTATGGGCCATGAAAGCCTTGTGGAATTCCGGATGGACTTCAATCACGAGGTTTTGCGGGCCACGGTTCCGGCGGTTTTTCTGCCGAAGCCGGGCACAGCGCTTTGGTTAACCGTGCGGCGCGACAGGTGTTTTGTCTTCCCGCATCACGGCTGA
- a CDS encoding SDR family oxidoreductase, translating into MDLGISGKRALVCASSKGLGRGCAEALAAAGCDLVMNARGAEALEATAEAIRAAHGVSVTTVAADVTSEEGRATLLEAAGEIDILVTNAGGPPPGMWHDWGRDEFIAALDANMLAPIALMTALMPKMIDRGWGRVVNITSQSVKAPIPQLGLSNAARTGLTGYVAGTARQVAQYGVTINNLLPGIHATDRADALDGGVVKAEGITLEEARAKRAATIPARRYGTAEEFGQMCAYLCSAQAGFIVGQNILLDGGGTNFTI; encoded by the coding sequence ATGGATCTTGGAATTTCGGGTAAACGTGCACTGGTTTGCGCCTCGTCCAAAGGTTTGGGGCGCGGTTGTGCCGAGGCTTTGGCGGCGGCGGGCTGCGATTTGGTGATGAATGCGCGGGGCGCCGAAGCGTTGGAGGCCACGGCCGAGGCGATCCGGGCCGCGCATGGCGTCTCGGTGACGACTGTCGCGGCGGATGTGACGAGCGAAGAGGGGCGTGCGACGCTGCTGGAAGCGGCAGGCGAGATCGACATCCTGGTGACCAATGCGGGCGGGCCCCCTCCGGGCATGTGGCATGATTGGGGGCGCGACGAGTTCATTGCCGCGCTGGATGCCAATATGCTCGCACCCATTGCCCTCATGACGGCGCTGATGCCGAAGATGATTGATCGGGGGTGGGGAAGGGTGGTCAATATCACCTCGCAATCGGTGAAAGCGCCGATCCCGCAGCTTGGCCTGTCGAATGCCGCGCGCACCGGGCTGACCGGATATGTCGCGGGCACGGCGCGGCAGGTGGCGCAGTATGGTGTGACGATCAACAATCTCCTGCCTGGTATTCATGCCACCGACCGTGCCGATGCGCTGGACGGTGGCGTGGTTAAGGCAGAGGGGATCACGTTGGAAGAAGCCCGCGCCAAACGTGCGGCGACGATCCCGGCGCGGCGCTATGGCACGGCGGAAGAGTTTGGTCAGATGTGCGCCTATCTCTGCTCGGCTCAGGCTGGGTTTATTGTGGGGCAGAACATTCTCTTGGATGGCGGCGGTACCAATTTCACGATATGA
- a CDS encoding Hint domain-containing protein produces MTRRTAQFTFSTYPVQDLIVTTGANEKDPIGLMKDVVAGDYYRLSRQAHPANLAICDGESGQEVADGSDVGFPGDSVNLDLCHTLMAPDGSMVELLVLTIWSDAKMSRHILPLTPLQVAIDYELVTSETESAPRRFADIACVSFLAGTHLTMADGSQKMVEDLAPGDRVLTRDNGAQEIRWIGQQTTRAIGALAPIRITEGTLNVARDLRLSPHHRLFIWQRNDEVGTGRAELMVKAGYLVNGQTVLREEGGHVDSYQIVFDGHEIIYAEGIAVESLLVTSQTRAALPEELDIDPSEADRLNAAEIEVSRTVLDGSDDAAERLTRASKGLAKDDP; encoded by the coding sequence ATGACCCGACGCACGGCCCAATTCACCTTTTCCACTTATCCGGTCCAAGACCTAATCGTCACAACCGGGGCCAATGAGAAAGACCCGATTGGCCTGATGAAAGATGTTGTGGCGGGCGACTACTATCGATTGTCGCGCCAAGCGCACCCGGCAAATCTGGCGATCTGCGATGGGGAAAGCGGGCAAGAGGTGGCCGATGGATCGGATGTCGGGTTTCCGGGCGACAGCGTCAACTTGGACCTCTGCCATACATTGATGGCGCCCGACGGATCGATGGTGGAGCTCTTGGTTCTCACCATCTGGTCTGACGCAAAAATGTCCCGCCACATCTTGCCCCTGACGCCGCTGCAGGTGGCCATCGACTACGAGTTGGTTACGTCTGAGACCGAAAGCGCACCGCGGCGTTTTGCAGATATCGCCTGCGTCAGTTTCCTCGCGGGCACCCATCTGACGATGGCCGATGGCAGTCAAAAAATGGTGGAAGACCTGGCTCCGGGCGACCGCGTTCTGACCCGAGACAATGGGGCGCAGGAAATCCGCTGGATCGGGCAGCAAACCACGCGGGCCATCGGCGCACTTGCCCCAATCCGTATTACGGAGGGGACATTGAACGTCGCGCGCGACCTTCGCCTCTCACCGCATCACCGCCTTTTTATATGGCAACGCAATGACGAGGTCGGAACAGGTCGCGCGGAACTCATGGTGAAGGCCGGATATCTGGTGAACGGTCAGACCGTGCTCCGCGAAGAAGGCGGCCATGTGGACAGCTATCAGATCGTCTTCGACGGCCATGAAATCATCTATGCCGAGGGGATCGCAGTCGAAAGCCTCTTGGTCACCAGCCAGACGCGGGCAGCCCTGCCCGAGGAGTTGGACATCGATCCGTCAGAAGCCGACCGCCTGAACGCCGCCGAGATCGAAGTCTCCCGCACGGTGCTTGATGGGAGCGACGACGCGGCCGAAAGACTGACCCGGGCCAGCAAGGGCCTTGCCAAAGACGATCCCTGA
- a CDS encoding peptide chain release factor 3 — translation MLDNRPTLPPEIARRRTFAIISHPDAGKTTLTEKFLLYGGAIQMAGQVRAKGEARRTRSDFMQMEKDRGISVSASAMSFDFGEYRFNLVDTPGHSDFSEDTYRTLTAVDAAIMVIDGAKGVESQTQKLFEVCRLRDLPILTFCNKMDRESRDTFDIIDEIQENLAIDVTPASWPIGTGREFLGCYDLIRDRLELMDRADRNVVAESISIEGLDDPKLADHIPEALLEKLREEVEMARELLPPLDHQAFLDGTLTPIWFGSAINSFGVKELMDGIAGYGPQPQVQSAEPRQVAPEETKVAGFVFKVQANMDPKHRDRVAFLRVASGHFKRGMKLTHVRSKKPMAISNPVLFLASDRELAEEAWAGDIIGIPNHGQLRIGDALTEGEGLRFTGIPSFAPELLQTCRAGDPMKAKHLDKALMQFAEEGAAKIFKPTFGSGFIVGVVGALQFEVLASRIELEYGLPVRFEASQFTSARWVHGPKDKVDAFANANKQHIATDNDGDPVYLTRLQWDIDRVERDYPDITLSATKELMV, via the coding sequence ATGTTGGACAATCGCCCCACCCTGCCGCCCGAAATCGCCCGCCGCCGGACCTTTGCGATCATTTCGCACCCGGATGCGGGCAAAACCACGTTGACGGAGAAGTTCCTGCTATATGGCGGCGCGATTCAGATGGCGGGCCAGGTCCGGGCGAAGGGCGAGGCGCGCAGAACGCGGTCCGACTTCATGCAAATGGAAAAGGACCGGGGGATTTCGGTCTCCGCTTCCGCCATGTCCTTCGATTTTGGCGAATATCGGTTCAATCTGGTGGACACCCCCGGCCACTCGGACTTTTCCGAAGACACCTATCGGACGCTGACCGCCGTGGATGCGGCAATCATGGTGATCGACGGTGCGAAAGGTGTGGAGAGTCAGACCCAAAAGCTCTTCGAAGTGTGCCGCCTTCGCGATTTGCCGATCTTGACTTTCTGTAACAAGATGGACAGGGAAAGCCGCGATACGTTTGATATTATTGACGAAATTCAGGAAAATCTCGCCATCGACGTGACGCCCGCCTCTTGGCCCATCGGCACAGGTCGGGAGTTCCTGGGATGTTATGATCTGATCCGCGACCGGCTGGAACTGATGGATCGCGCCGATCGGAATGTGGTGGCTGAAAGCATCTCGATCGAAGGTCTTGATGACCCGAAACTTGCGGATCATATCCCAGAGGCGTTGCTGGAGAAGCTCCGCGAAGAGGTGGAGATGGCGCGTGAATTGTTGCCGCCGCTGGACCATCAAGCCTTTCTTGATGGGACGCTCACACCGATCTGGTTTGGCTCCGCAATCAACTCGTTCGGGGTCAAGGAACTGATGGACGGCATCGCAGGTTACGGGCCGCAGCCGCAAGTCCAATCTGCCGAACCGCGCCAAGTCGCTCCGGAAGAAACCAAGGTCGCGGGCTTCGTCTTCAAAGTGCAGGCTAACATGGACCCCAAGCACCGTGACCGCGTGGCCTTTCTCCGCGTCGCGTCGGGCCATTTCAAACGCGGCATGAAGCTGACCCATGTGCGGTCAAAAAAGCCGATGGCGATCTCCAACCCGGTGCTGTTTCTCGCCTCGGACCGGGAGTTGGCCGAGGAGGCTTGGGCTGGCGACATCATCGGCATCCCGAACCATGGCCAGCTGCGCATCGGCGATGCACTGACCGAGGGTGAAGGCCTGCGCTTCACGGGCATCCCGTCCTTTGCGCCGGAACTGCTCCAAACCTGCCGCGCGGGCGATCCGATGAAGGCAAAACATCTAGACAAAGCGTTGATGCAATTCGCCGAGGAAGGCGCGGCAAAGATCTTCAAGCCCACCTTCGGCTCGGGCTTCATCGTCGGCGTCGTTGGTGCCTTGCAGTTCGAGGTTCTGGCCAGCCGGATCGAGCTGGAATACGGCCTTCCTGTCCGGTTTGAAGCGTCGCAATTCACCTCTGCGCGATGGGTCCACGGCCCGAAAGACAAGGTCGACGCTTTCGCCAATGCCAACAAGCAGCATATCGCCACGGATAATGATGGCGATCCGGTCTATCTGACCCGCCTGCAGTGGGACATTGATCGAGTGGAGCGGGATTATCCCGACATTACACTCAGCGCGACGAAGGAGTTGATGGTCTGA